CCTGTCGTACTTAGATTTAAAAGATTGGTCTTTAGTATGCGGAAAATGCCAAAGGATTTGCATAAAAAACTCTCGCCAAATCAATTCTTTCATGAAGGTTTCGTTTTCCTCTGTCATGGCTTTTTGCATCATTTTACGGACACTCACTGTACCAAACCTTAGATGTGGCCCGAGTCTAGAGGTGTTGTCTTTTGCAGGGAAATTACGTGTCTCTTCGTAATCTTGAATCAATGTAGGTGAGACCTTATAGGTTGCTACACTTTGCTTAGAGGTTTCAAATCCAATATCACTTAAACTTAGATTTGGTAAACTGCTATTTTGGATAAGGTTTGAAAAATATGCTTCTGTATTATAAATTTTAAAATCTATAGTCTTAAATTTTTCTTTCCATATACGACAATATGGTGTATAGACTACATATGGCTTTCCGTCTTTTTTGACGACTTCGTTTTTTTCAAAAATAACCTGATCTTTAAAGGTTTTAAAAGCAATGGCATTAGAACCTAAAAATTCCTCTATTTCTTTATCACGTTCTGTCGCATAAGGTTCGTAATCATGGTTAGTGAAAACAGTCTTAATATTGTGTTCTTGGACCAATTGCTTAAAGATATCTATTGGTTTACCATGATATATAGCAATATTACTGTTACAGGTATCCTGTAAAGTTTGACGCATATTTTGCAACGTTTGGTGAATGAAAGTTACACGGGCATCGTCTTTTGGTAATTTGTCTAAAATTTCAGAATCAAAAATGAAAATTGGTAATACGGAACAATCGCTTTTTAGGGCTTCATAAAAACCGACGTTGTCATCTAGTCTTAAGTCACGTCTAAACCAGAATATGTTTATTGGCTTGCTCATAGTCTAAAATGTTCCAAAGAGCTTTTCCATTTGCTCTTTTCTGTAGTTAAAAATGCTTTCAAGTTTAGGTTTTACTAAAAATGGATGAACCAATTGCCCTAAAAAACCTAAGGGTACTTTATAATCGATAATATCTTCCATTTCTACACCACCTTTAATCTCATGTACAAAATGTTTGTGATGCCACAATGCATATGGTCCATAAAGCTGTACATCTACAAAATACTTTTTATGTTCGTATTGTGTTATCTCGCTAACCCATTTGGTCTTAAAACCAGGTAGTGGTGTCACACGGTATTGCAATAATTGCCCTGCATACATGGGTCTATCTGCTCCAGAAATTATCTGCATGCCCATATCTTTGGGTGTTAATTTTTCGAGATTAGCAGGATTACAAAGAAAATCCCAAGCTTCATCTAAGGAAATAGGCAACTTCTGTTTTTGATGTACTGTGTATATTTTCATTTAAGTCAGATGTAATATCGTAGCGTAGAAGTTAGTTATTTAAAACAATATATGCGTTTAGAGATGTGGCAATACAAAGCCAAACCATATAAGGCAACAATAAATACTTTGCTGTTTTTAGCCTATCGTTTCTAAAGGTTATAAAATAGTAGAAAATGACTAAGGTTAAAAGTATGATTACAACTAGAGCGATATTAGTTAGATGTTGGTTGAAAAAAATCCAGTTCCAACTCACGTTTAACAGTACTTGAAATGTATATAATATCCAAAGAAATTTTGAGGCTCTATCATAGAAAAGCTCTGCCAAATACCAAGAGAAAGCCAGCATTATTGTTGTCCAAGCAACTCCAAAAACCCAACCTGGTGGAGTCCAAGGTGCTTTACTGAGATTGTTATACCAATCACCAGTAGAGCCTCCATCCATCAACCAACTACCTATTGCTAATCCGCCAAAATTGATGATTAAAAACAGTATGAAAAAGTGAACCTTTTTCATCTTACTTTGATGTAAGTGCTTCTATTTTTTCTAATATAACTTGAGCTTCAGCAACTTTTTTATCGCTGGCAG
This DNA window, taken from Winogradskyella sp. PC-19, encodes the following:
- a CDS encoding cryptochrome/photolyase family protein encodes the protein MSKPINIFWFRRDLRLDDNVGFYEALKSDCSVLPIFIFDSEILDKLPKDDARVTFIHQTLQNMRQTLQDTCNSNIAIYHGKPIDIFKQLVQEHNIKTVFTNHDYEPYATERDKEIEEFLGSNAIAFKTFKDQVIFEKNEVVKKDGKPYVVYTPYCRIWKEKFKTIDFKIYNTEAYFSNLIQNSSLPNLSLSDIGFETSKQSVATYKVSPTLIQDYEETRNFPAKDNTSRLGPHLRFGTVSVRKMMQKAMTEENETFMKELIWREFFMQILWHFPHTKDQSFKSKYDRIEWQNNEDDFKQWCEGKTGYPLVDAGMRQLNETGFMHNRVRMLVGSFLCKHLLIDWRWGEAYFAEKLHDYEMASNVGNWQWVAGSGVDAAPYFRIFNPTSQIQKFDKQLEYIKKWVPDFQELTYPQPMVEHKMARERCLETYKSALN
- a CDS encoding SRPBCC family protein — encoded protein: MKIYTVHQKQKLPISLDEAWDFLCNPANLEKLTPKDMGMQIISGADRPMYAGQLLQYRVTPLPGFKTKWVSEITQYEHKKYFVDVQLYGPYALWHHKHFVHEIKGGVEMEDIIDYKVPLGFLGQLVHPFLVKPKLESIFNYRKEQMEKLFGTF
- a CDS encoding TspO/MBR family protein, coding for MKKVHFFILFLIINFGGLAIGSWLMDGGSTGDWYNNLSKAPWTPPGWVFGVAWTTIMLAFSWYLAELFYDRASKFLWILYTFQVLLNVSWNWIFFNQHLTNIALVVIILLTLVIFYYFITFRNDRLKTAKYLLLPYMVWLCIATSLNAYIVLNN